Proteins encoded by one window of Sphingosinicella sp. BN140058:
- a CDS encoding glutathione S-transferase N-terminal domain-containing protein, translated as MADLSQFTITRRWPAEHPDRLQLYSLNTPNGVKASIMLEEIGLPYEPHLIDIGKNETWTPEYLSLNPNGKIPAIIDPDGPGGQPIALFESGAILLYLADKTGQLISADPVRRWETIQWVFFQMAAIGPMFGQLGYFNRFAGREIEDKRPLQRYVAESKRLLGVLEERLEGRAWIMDDYSIADVATLGWVRNLVTFYEARDLVEFDRLNAVPAWLERGLARPAVQRGLEIPKRV; from the coding sequence ATGGCCGATCTGTCGCAGTTCACGATCACCCGGCGCTGGCCGGCCGAGCATCCGGATCGGCTGCAGCTCTACTCGCTGAACACGCCCAACGGGGTGAAGGCGTCGATCATGCTCGAGGAAATTGGGCTGCCCTACGAGCCGCACCTGATCGACATCGGCAAGAACGAGACCTGGACTCCCGAATATCTGTCGCTCAACCCCAACGGCAAGATCCCGGCGATCATCGATCCCGACGGGCCCGGCGGCCAACCGATCGCTCTGTTCGAATCCGGCGCGATCCTGCTCTACCTCGCCGACAAGACCGGTCAGCTCATCTCGGCCGATCCGGTGCGGCGCTGGGAGACGATCCAGTGGGTGTTCTTCCAAATGGCGGCGATCGGGCCGATGTTCGGCCAGCTCGGCTATTTCAACCGCTTCGCCGGCCGCGAGATCGAGGACAAGCGGCCGCTGCAGCGTTACGTCGCCGAATCGAAGCGCCTGCTCGGCGTGCTCGAGGAAAGGCTCGAGGGGCGCGCGTGGATCATGGACGATTATTCGATCGCCGACGTCGCGACGCTCGGCTGGGTCCGCAACCTCGTCACCTTCTACGAGGCGCGCGATCTGGTGGAGTTCGATCGTTTGAACGCCGTTCCGGCCTGGCTGGAACGAGGCCTGGCACGCCCGGCGGTGCAACGCGGCCTCGAAATCCCGAAACGCGTCTGA
- the dnaJ gene encoding molecular chaperone DnaJ, which translates to MTETDYYELLQVERTADDKTIKSAYRRIAMECHPDRNPGCKDSEARFKSVSEAYDCLKDPQKRAAYDRFGHAAFRNGGQGGGGAQDFGSFSDIFENIFGEFMNGQADRRTNVLRGSDLRYDLEISLEDAYHGKQVELQIDTSVKCEPCEGTGAKAGTNARTCTMCHGRGQVRAQQGFFVVERTCPTCRGVGEIIADPCDRCRGEGRAEKRRSLEVRIPAGVDEGTRIRLSGEGEAGVRGGPNGDLYIFVHMARHSVFQREGTTLFARCPVSFTAAALGGTIEIPGLDRSKHDVKIPAGIQSGKQLRIRGAGMPILSGRGHGDMVVQVEVETPTKLTARQKELLEEFRKTETGDECPESKSFFGKLKGLWEG; encoded by the coding sequence ATGACTGAGACCGATTATTACGAGCTGCTCCAGGTCGAGCGCACCGCCGACGACAAGACGATCAAGTCCGCCTACCGCCGCATCGCGATGGAATGCCACCCGGATCGCAATCCGGGCTGCAAGGACAGCGAAGCGCGCTTCAAGTCGGTCAGCGAAGCCTATGATTGCCTGAAGGATCCGCAGAAGCGAGCCGCCTATGACCGGTTCGGCCACGCGGCCTTCCGCAATGGCGGCCAGGGCGGTGGCGGAGCCCAGGATTTCGGCTCCTTCTCGGATATCTTCGAGAACATCTTCGGCGAGTTCATGAATGGACAGGCCGATCGCCGCACCAACGTGCTGCGCGGATCGGACCTGCGCTACGATCTCGAGATCAGCCTGGAAGATGCCTATCACGGCAAGCAGGTCGAGCTTCAGATCGACACCAGCGTGAAATGCGAACCGTGCGAGGGCACCGGCGCGAAGGCAGGCACCAATGCGCGGACCTGCACGATGTGTCACGGCCGCGGCCAGGTGCGCGCCCAGCAAGGCTTCTTCGTGGTCGAGCGCACCTGCCCGACCTGCCGCGGAGTCGGCGAGATCATCGCCGATCCGTGCGATCGCTGCCGGGGCGAGGGCCGTGCGGAGAAACGCCGCAGCCTAGAAGTGCGGATCCCGGCCGGGGTCGACGAAGGCACGAGGATCCGTCTGTCGGGCGAAGGCGAGGCGGGCGTTCGCGGCGGCCCCAACGGCGATCTCTACATTTTCGTGCACATGGCGCGCCACAGCGTCTTCCAGCGCGAAGGCACGACCCTGTTCGCGCGCTGCCCGGTCAGCTTCACCGCTGCCGCGCTCGGCGGCACGATCGAGATACCGGGGCTCGATCGCTCCAAGCACGACGTCAAAATTCCCGCTGGCATTCAGTCCGGCAAGCAGCTCCGCATCCGCGGCGCCGGCATGCCGATTCTGTCCGGGCGTGGCCATGGCGACATGGTCGTCCAGGTCGAAGTCGAGACCCCGACCAAGCTCACCGCCCGCCAGAAGGAATTGCTGGAGGAATTCCGCAAGACCGAGACCGGCGACGAATGCCCGGAGAGCAAGAGCTTCTTCGGGAAGCTGAAGGGTCTCTGGGAAGGGTAG